TACGGCAGGTTAGTACGGATGGCCGGGTTCATCGTGAGCGTGGTGTTGGACCCGAGCAGCAGCGTGTAGCCGTCAGCGGGCGCCTTGGCCACCATGGACGCCGCCACCACGGTGCCCGCGCCGGGCCGGTTCTCGACCACCATGGGCTGCCCCAGCCGCTCCCCCAGGGCCGTGGCCAGCAAACGTCCCAGGATGTCGGTGGCTCCGCCTGGGGCAAAAGGCACGACCAGCTTGATGGGCCGGTCGGGATAGGTCTGCGCCTGCGCCAGGCCAGGCGCGGCCAGCACCAGGGCGCTGAGCAGAAGACTCGATACGAAGCGGGAACGCAGCATGGTGAAGCTCTCCAGAAAGCACGTTGACGAAACAAGGGGTTAACGGAGTGGGACGCACTGGCGAGCGGCCAGGCGCCCATCAATCCAGCAGCGGGCTGCGCTGGCGCGCATACCCGCTGGCCTGGTCATAAGCGTGGCCGATCTGCAGCACGGCCGCGTCTGACTGCGCCGGTCCGATGATCTGCAGACCCGCAGGCAGGCCGCCAGAGCCGAAGCCTGCGGGGGCTGCCAGCGCGGGCAGGCCGGCCATGGTGGCGGGCACCACGGCCTCCATCCAGCGGTGGTAGGTGTCCATGGCGCGGCCTCCGACCTCGTGGGGCCAGTCGAGCTGGGCATCGAAGGGGAAGACCTGCACAGCGGGCAGCACGAGAAAGTCGAATTGTTCGAACAGGCCGCGCAGCGCCTGGTACCACGCGCTGCGCACGCGCGCCGCGTCGTACACCTGCTGGGCCGTCAGGCGCATGCCGCGCTCGATCTCCCACACCGCCTCGGGCTTGAGCAGTGCACGGGTCTGAGCATCGCGATACAGGCCCGCATTGGCCCCCGCCACGCTGAAGCTGCGCAGGTCGATCCACGCGTTCCACAGCTGTTCCAGATTGAACGCGGGCACCACCGCCTCCACTGTGCAGCCCACGGTGCGAAAGTGCGCCAGCGCCCGCTCGCAGGTGGCCAGCAGTCCGGGCTCGGTGGGCAAATGGCCGCCCAGGTCGCCCAGCCAGCCGATGCGGGCACCGCGCCAGTCGCGCTCCAGCGGCTGGCCCAGCAGGGCCACATCCTCGTGCCGGCGCGTGAGCGGCAGTCGCGCATCAAAGCCCGCCTGCACCGACAGCAGCAACGCCAGGTCCGGGATGTTGCGCGCCATGGGGCCGGCCACGCTGAACTGCTGAAAAAACACCTCTTCCGTCGGCCCGTGCGGCACCAGGCCGAACGAGGTGCGCAGGCCATAGACGTTGTTGAAGGCCGCAGGCGTGCGCAGCGATCCCATCATGTCCGAGCCGTCGGCCACCGGCAGCATGTGCAACGCCACGGCCACCGCCGCGCCACCGCTGCTGCCGCCCGCCGACACGGCCGGGTTGTGGGCATTGCGTGTGGTGCCGTACACCGGGTTGTAGGTGTGGCCGCCCAGGCCAAACTCGGGCGAGTTGCTGCGGCCGACGAAGAGCGCGCCGCCTGCGCGCATGCGCTCGAACACCACCGCATCCGTTGCCGAGACCTGCCCCGCAAAGATGGGCGACCCGCGCGTGGTGACCATGCCCGCGGCGGGCATGATGTCCTTGGGCGCCTGCGGAAACCCTTGCAGCGGGCCCAGGCTCTCGCCACGTGCCAGCTGCGCATCGCGTTCTGCGGCCTGCACGCGCAGGGCGTCGCGGTCCACCATCGCCACTAGGGCGTTCACGACGGGGTTGAGCCGATCCACCTGGGCCAGGTAGGCATCCAGCACCTCGGTGCAGGAGACCTCCCGTGCATGGATGGAGCGTGACAGGCTGGTGGCCGTGTAGTCCACGATGCGGCTGGGGATGTCGCCCGGGGTGGCGCGGTTTGCAGAAGCCATGGATGCTGTGGCCGTTGACGTTGAATATGTCATTTGCAAGTCAGCATAAGCAGCCCTCTGCGTTTCGACAATCAACGATTACTGGGGTTATCTTTGCGTTTTACGCAATCCACAGCCCGAAAGGCCTCCCATGCTTTCCAGCCGCTTGCAGGACACCGCGCTGCGCTACTTTCTGGAGGTGGTGCGCAGCGGCTCGGTCAGTGAGGCCGCCACGCGCCTCAATGTGTCGCCCTCGGCCGTAAGCCGCCAGGTGGCCGCCCTCGAAGACCTGCTGGGCGTGCCGCTGTTTGACAGGCGCCCGCGCGGCATGGCGCCCAGCGCGGCGGGCGAGCTGCTGGCCGCCCATGCCCGGCGCGGCGCGCTGGAGGCCGACCGCGTGGTCTCCGACATCCAGGCACTGCAGGGCCTGCGCACAGGGCTGGTGCGCATTTGCAGCTCTGCGGGTTTTGCCATCGAGTTCCTGCCCCGCGTCATGGCGCAGTTCCGCCTGCAGTACCCCGGCATCCAGTTCCACCTGCGCGTGGCCAGCCCGGCGGCCGTGACCGTGGCGGTGCTCAACGGCGATGCAGACATTGGCCTGACGTACAGCCGCTCGGCCGAACGGGACATCACGGTGCAGCACCGCCAGGCCGCACCCGTCATCGCCATCATGCGGCCGGACCACGCGCTGGCGCGATTGCACTCCATCACGCTGGCGCAGATGCACGCCTACCCCATCGCCCTGCCCGAGCGCGACAACACCGTGCGCCAGCTGTTCGACATCGGCTGCAGCCAGTGGGGCCTGGTCTTTGAGCCCGCCCTGGTGTGCAACCACTTCGAGACGCTGATGCACTTTGTGCTGCATGGCGGCGGCCTGTCCATCTCAGGCGAGGTGACGGTGCGCGACCGGGTGCAGCGCGGCGAATTGCATGCCGCCCAGATCCGCGAGCCCGGCATGAGCGCCCGCGCCGCCGAGCTGCAAACCCTGAGCGGCCGCACGCTGCCCGCTGGGGTGCGCATTTTTCTGGAGTTTCTGCAAGCGCAGCTGCGGGACAATGCGCCACCGGCCACGCCCGCCACCAGAAGCAAGCCTCCCGCCGCGCCCCGCCAACGATGATGATGAAAACCACCCAGATCGAGCCCTTCTTCGCCACCCTCAAGGCGGCCAACCCCATGCCCAACACGGAGCTGGAATACACCACGCCGTTCGAGCTGCTGGCCGCCGTGCTGCTGTCGGCCCAGGCCACCGACGTGGGCGTGAACAAGGCCACGCGCAGGCTGTTCCCCGTGGCGGGCACACCGCAGGCCATCCTGGACCTGGGGCTGGAGGGGCTGGAGGGCTACATCAAGACCATCGGCCTGTACCGCACCAAGGCCAAGAACCTGATGGAGACCTGCCGCATCCTGGTGGAGCAGCACGACAGCCAGGTGCCCCGCACGCGCGAAGCGCTGGAGGCCCTGCCCGGCGTGGGCCGCAAGACGGCCAATGTGGTGCTCAACGTGGCCTTTGGCCAGCCCACGATGGCGGTGGACACGCACATCTTTCGGGTGAGCAACCGCACGGGCCTGGCACCGGGCAAGAACCCGCTGGCCGTAGAGTTGCAACTGATGAAGCGCGTGCCCGCCGCCTACGCGGTGGACTCGCACCACTGGCTGATCCTGCTGGGCCGCTATGTGTGCCAGGCGCGCAAGCCGCGCTGCTGGGAATGTGTGGTGAGCGAGTATTGCGAGTACCGGCCGAAGACGCCTGCGCCCTGAGTCAGCAGGCGCGGCATTTAGCTACTATTTTTATAGCTTATAGCGCTTTCTGGATAGGCGGTAGAGCCCAAAAAGCTTCAAACCTCACTCAACGGGCTACCGCGTGCTCCCGCAGCCATGCAGCAAACGCCTCTTCGGTGATGTCGCCGGCGGCGACGGCGAGCATGGTCAACGTCGCGTTTGTCTGGGTGGCCTGCAAACGCAAGCCATTGAGGTACAGGAACAAGCCCACGGCCAGGAAGGCAGCCCGCTTGTTCCCGTCCACGAAAGGATGGTTCTTGGCCAGGCCCACTCCATAGCTTGCGGCCAAAGCCGCTGTGTCTGGAGGATTGTCGGCATCCGAATAAGCCAAGATGTTCTGCGGCCGCATCAATGCAGAGTCCAGCAACCCCTCATCGCGCATGCCTTCGCGCCCGCCGTGCGTGGCAAGACTCTCACCGTGGAGTAGCACCAGCGCTTGCTTGCTCACCCAGCGCCAGCTCATTTGGCCAACTGGTGAAAGGTGTCACGAAAGTCGTGCATGAATTCACGGCCAGCCTTGATCTCTTCCTCAAGAATGGGGTCATACGGCGTCAGCGCATAGCCATCGGGCGTTTCCGTGAGGAAGATGGATTCGCCTTTGCCCAGCTTCAAACGCGCCAGAGCTTCTTTCGGCAAAACAACACCCACAGAATTTCCGATCTGGGTCAGCTTGAGCATGTGCATAGGAAGAACTCCGAGTAATTACAAACGTAATACTAAACTTCCCCCTGGGCGCAGTCAAATCACCCCCGCCAGCCCCAAAGCCGCCATCTCCCTCGACACCCCCACCCAGGCCACATCAAACCCCGCCACCTTGCGCTCCGGAGGCACGGGGTGCGCGCGCAGCGCCCAGGTGGCACCGGCGACCACGCTGTCGATCACGGGCACCGACACCTGCGGCTGCACGGCGGCAGCCATGCCCGCCAGCCCCGCCCCACCCAAAATGACGGCCTGCACCCCCATCTGCCGCACCACATCGCGGCACGCCTGGGCCAGCAATGCGCGGGCCGCTTCGGGGTCTGCGGCCAGTTGGGCACCGGTGGGCGCCACGGTGTGAATGCCTGCCAGTGCGTGGGCGTGGCCCAGCGCCTGGGCCAGGCGCTGCAGCATGGGGCCCCAGCGCTCGCCGCCGGTGACGATGGCAAAGCGGCCGTGGCGCGCGGCCTCGATGAATGACGCCTCGGCCAGGCCGGTGACGGGCACGGGGCTGCTCTCGCGCAGCGCCATCAGGCCGGGGTCGCCAAAGCAGCCGATCAGCACCGCGTCGGGCGCGGTCTGCTGCTGTGCGATCTCATGCGCCCACACATCGAGCGCGGCGTGGGCCGCTACCGCGTAGCTCGCCTCACACGCGATGTACGGGGCGCCAAAGCGGGCCGTGGCCGTGCGCACCGCCACATGCGAGCCCGCAGCCCCTTGCACATGCCGCTGCAGCAAGGCACTGACATGGGCCGACATGTTGGGGTTGATGACGAGCAGTTGGCGCATGGAGGAAGGATGTGAAAAGCGAGTCAAGCCTCGCCGAGCAACTGCGCCAGATCAGGCGCCTCCGCCGCAGGCGGCGTGAACTCCAGCTGCGATTCAATGCGCGCCAGGTGGGCCAGCATCAGCCGGGGGGCTTCGCGCGCATCGCGCAGGCGGATGGCGTCGATCAGCGCCCGGTGCTCGCGGCAGCCGCAGGCCGTGGCCTCTTCCCGAGTCTGGGCATGGCTGGGGCTGTAGGTCATGAGGATGAGCGAGGTGCGCGAGACCAGCTCGCGCAGGATGCGCCCCAGCGTCTGGTGCCCTGCTGCCTGAGCGATGTGCAGGTGAAAGTCGCCCGAGAGGCGGATGGCACGGCGCATGTCGCCACTGGCGCGCGCGGCCTCTTCGTCGTCGATGCAGGTGCGCAGCGCGGCGATGTCGGCGTCTGTGGCGTTGGCAATGAACAGTTCCACCAGACGCGGCTCCAGCAGGCGGCGGGCCTCGAACACCTCCAGCGCCTCTTGCGGTGTGGGCTGGGCGATGGAGGCGCCCCGGTTGGGTGTGAGGGTGACCACCTGTTCATTGGCCAGCCGCACCAGCACAGGGCGCACCCGCGTGCGTGACACGCCAAATGCAGCAGCCAATTTGTCTTCCACCAGCTTGGTTCCGGGGGGCAGCCGGTGGTCGAGGATGGCCGACACCATGCGGTCGTACATGTCGTTGTCGCTGAGTTGGCCAGTGGTGTCGGGCTGCACGGGCGGTTCGGTAACCGCAGCGCGCGTGCGCCGGGGCTTGGGGAGGGTGGTCGTCATAAGGGTGCCGTTTTACCCCGAACGGCCCTTGCGCCTGCGGCCCAGCGCCCACACCAGCGCCAGCGTGATACCCATCACGGCAAACGACACCACGGTGGTGACAGTGCCCAGCGCGTAGATGGACGGCGTGGTCACCGTGCTGGTCAGGCCCTGCAGTTCTAGCGGCAAGGTGTTCACATCGCCAATGGCCTGCGAGGTGCGGGCAATCTCGTCCCAGCTCAGCGTGAAGCCGAACATGCCAATGCCCACGACCGAGGGCGCAATCAGCGGCAGCACCACATGCGCAAAGCCCTGCCAGGGCGTGGCGCCCAGGTCGCGAGCGGCTTCTTCATACGCAGGATTGAAGCGGTTGAACACCGCAAACATGATGAGCAGGCCAAACGGCAGCGTCCAGGTCAGGTGCGCGCCCAGGGCAGAGGTGAACAGGCCGAGCGATGTGCCGTAGCCCTCCAGCGCGCTTTCCATGCCCAACCATTCGACGACGGCCTTGATGCCGTTGTCGAAGAGCCGGAACTCCAGCCCGATGCCCAGCGAGACGATGATGGACGGCATGATGAGGCTGGCCACCACGATGAAGAACAAGGTGTTACCGCCCGCCAGCCGCTTGCGAAACGCCAGCCCGGCCAGCACCGACAGCACCACCGTGCACAGCATCACGGCCACGCCCAGGCCCAGCGAGCGCCACAGCGCCGCGCCAATGTCCACCACGCCCAGGCCTTCGGCCAGCTTGGCGAACCAGTGCAGCGACACGCCGCGCATGGGGAAAGTGAGTCCGCCTTCCGGCCCCTGAAAGCTCAGGATGAAGATGACGAACATCGGCCCGTACATGAACAGCACGAACAGCGCAAAGAAGATGGCCAGGGGCCAGAAGCTGGCGGGACGGGTTTCGCGCAGTCTCATCTCAAAGCTCCTTGCGGATATCGACGAGGCGCGTGAGGCCCCAGATGATCATCAGCACCACGGCCAGCAGGATCACGGCATTGGCCGCCGCCAGCGGGAACTGCAGGTACGACGTCTGCACCTGGATGATCTTGCCCACGGACGCAATCTGCTGCCCGCCCATCACGCCGATGGTCACGAAGTCGCCCATCACGATGGTGAGCACGAAGATGGAGCCGATGATGATGCCGGTGCGCGACAGCGGCACGATCACGTTCCACAGCGTCTGCCAGCCGCTTGCGCCGCTGTCGCTGGCGGCTTCGATCAGGCTGCGGTCGATGCGCATCATGCTATTGAAGATGGGCACGATCATGAACATGGTGTAGAGGTGCACAAAGGCCAGTACCACCGAGAAGTCCGAGAAAAGCAGCCACTCGATGGGCGTCTCGACCAGGTTCATGCCCATCAAGGTCTGGTTCACCAGCCCATTGCGGCCCAGCAGCGGCACCCACGAGATCATGCGGATCACGTTGGACGTCCAGAACGGAATGGTGCACAGCACGAACAGCAGCGTCTGCATGCCGGACGAGCGCACATGGAAGGCCAAAAAGTAGGCCACGGTGAAGCCAATCACCAGCGTGATGAGCCACACCAGCACGCTGAACTTGAGCGTGGAGTAATACGTCTTGAGCGTGACGCACAGGCCCTCTGACGCATCACCACAGCCCGCAAAAATTGACACGTAGTTCTTGAACGTGAAGCCGGGCAGCAACTCGTACTCATTGAAGTCCCAGAAACTGACCATCACGATCAGCGCCAGCGGGATGATGAAGAACAGCGCAAACACCAACGTGAAAGGTGCGGCCTGCCACCAGGCGGCAATGCTGCGGCCGGGGACAGCTGCAGCAGGTAAGGACGGTGTGGAGGTAGTGCTCATGGTGTTTGCAAATCAGATATCCATCGCATCGGACGACGGTCGTCGAAACTGGCGCGGCCGAAGACCAGTGCCCCCGTGCAAGGGCCGCCCCGCCGCACCGGGGGCGTCCCCCCCCGAATCGCGCAGCGGTTCGAGAGACGGGTGAAGGCGCAAAGCGCCTCAGGGGGTGCACTCCCTACGCCGCGACGAATTCATTCCATTTCTGGACCATGTAGTTGTTCTCATCCATGATCGCGTTCCAACAGGCAATGCCGCCCATACGCGACTCGTAGCTGCCGCCGTCGCGCACCGCACCGGCCTTGGCCAGCACGTCGCCGTTCGGGCTCTTGATGTCTTGCGTGGCGGGTTTGCCTTCCATCCAGTAGGCCCACTCGTAGGCTTCCATCTTGGACTTGGCGGTCTCCAGCACGGCGCTGTAGTAGCCCTGGCGGTTCAGGTAGGCACCGGCCCAGCCGTCCAGGAACCAGTTGATGAACTCGTACGCGCCGTCGAGCTTGCGGCCGCTCAACGTGGTGGGCAGGCCAAAGCCCGCAGCCCAGGCACGGTAGCCTTCCTTAAGGGGCTGGAAGTTGCAGGCGATGCCTTTGGTGCGCACGGCGGTGACGGCCGGGCTCCACATCGACTGGATCACCACTTCGCCCGAAGCCATCAGGTTCACCGACTCGTTGAAGTCCTTCCACAGCGCGCGGAACTGGCCCTGCTTCTTGGCTTCGATCAGGGTCTTGATCGTGAGATCAATCTCCTTTTTGGTCATGTTGCCCTTGTCGGGGTACTTGTAGATGCCCATGGCTTCCACGACCATCGCAGCGTCCATGATGCCGATGCTCGGGATGTTCAGGATGGCGGCCTTGCCCTTGAATTCGGCGTTCAGCAGCTCGGCCCAGGAGTTGATGGGGCGCTTGATCAGGTCGGGGCGAATGCCCAGCGTGTCGGCGTTGTACACGGTGGGGATGAGGCTCATGAACTGCGTGGGCGCGGTCGCAAATTTCTTGGACTTTTCGCCTTCCAGGTAGATCACCTTCTTGGGTGCAGTGCCCTGGTCGCCCACGGCCTTGCCCGCCACCATGCCGGTGGTGAACAGCGTGGTGATCTTGTCGGCGTTCTTGATGCGCTTGGTGTCAATGCCCTTGAGGTTGCCCGTGGGCACGATCTTTTTCAGCGAGAAATACTCGGTGTCGATCAGGTCAAAGCTGTTGGGCGCGGTCACGGCACGCTTGGTCACGTCGTCCGTGGTCACGGCCACGTACTGGATCTCGATACCGGTGTCGGCCTTGAATTTTTCGGCAATCGCCTTGTCCTGGTTCACCGCCGTGCCCAGGTAGCGCAGCACGATCTTCTCTTGCGAATGCACGGCCGGGAACATGCCAGCAGCCAGGATGCCGGCCGTGCCCTTGAGCAGCGAGCGGCGAGCCACACCAGTGGCTTCAGGAACGACGACGGGGGAATCAGCACGGGAAGCATCGGACATGGGAAAACTCCTTGGGTTGCGGACAGGGAACGGGGAAACGATGAATCGATGAAAAGCGGAAGATCAGTGCGATCAGGCGGCGGCGGCCTGGGCTGAAGACAGCGGATGCGCCTGCTCAGGCGTCCAGTGCAGTTGCACGCCCTGCCCCACCTGGTAGGGCTGCGCAGCAAAGGCGGCTTCAGACACCATCACCGAATAAGCTGCTGTGGCGTTGGCCGACAGGGCCACGCCCTGCTTTTGCAGGCCCACCAGCACGTAGGTGCCCTGGTACTCCACATCGGTCACCACGGCCAGCATGCGCTGGGCGCCCCAAGGCAGCTCGGCCTGTGCGGGGGCGATCTGCAGGTGGTCGGTGCGCACTCCCACCTTGCCTTCGGGCGTGTCAATCACGTTGTGGCCACCCATGAAGCGCGCCACGAATTCGCTGGCGGGCCGGTTATAGACCTCGTGCGGGCTGCCCACCTGCTCGATCACGCCGTGGTTCATCACCACCATGGTGTCGGCCAGGGCCATGGCCTCTTCCTGGCTGTGGGTCACATGGATAAAGGTCAGGCCCAGCTCCTTTTGCCAGCGGCGCAGTTCGGCACGCATCTGGATGCGCAGGAAGGGGTCGAGGGCGGACAGTGGCTCATCCAGCAGCAGCACGCGCGGCTGCGTGATGAGAGCCCGTGCCAGCGCCACGCGCTGCTGCTGCCCGCCTGAGAGTTCTGCCGGTTTGCGTTCGGCCAAATGGCCCAGCGCCACGCGCTCCAGCAGGTCGCGCGCCTTGGTCTGGCGCTCGGCCTTGGCCACGCCTTTCATCTTGAGACTGAAGGCCACGTTATCGAGCGCCGAGAGGTGCGGGAACAGCGCAAAGCTCTGGAACATCATGGCCGTGCCGCGCGCAGCGGCGGGCAGGTCGGTGATGTTGCGGTTCTCCAGCAGGATGTCGCCGCTGGTCACCGACTCGTGCCCCGCAATCATGCGCAAGGTGGTGCTCTTGCCGCAGCCCGAGGGCCCCAGCAGGCAGCAGTAGCTGCCATTGGCGATGCGCAGGTTGATGGCATCCACGGCAGGCTTGCCGCTGGCATAGCGCTTGGTGAGCGCGATGATTTCGATGGCGGCGGGGGTAGGCGCAGGGTGGGTGCTTTGCATGGGGTATGCCCTACGCAAAGCCCATGCCAACTTTGTACACAATTTTTTAGTCACATTGCATACAAAATGCACCAACACGGCGCAGATTGCCGCCCCATACCGGCCCACACCCGTCCTGCCTCCGCCTCCACCCCGGGCAAACCATGCACCGAAACAGCGCTTTGCCTTTCAGGTGCGTGGCTATACTGGCTTCGCATCTGAAACAATTTATTACGTCAGCGCGTTCCTCCCCCTTCTCCTGCCTGCCGCATGACGAACCTCGACCCGCGCTCCATGATCGCCCTGGCGGGCTTCATGTCTGCCGTCATGGCCATGGTGCTGCTGTTCATGCGGCGGCACTACCCGCCCAGCATTCGCGGTGTGGGGGGCTGGGCAGCGGCGCCGCTGCTATGGCTGCTGTCCACCGTGCTGTTTGGCGCGCGCGGCGCCATCCCTGACTGGCTGGGCCTGGTGCTGGCCAACCAGCTGCTGGTGCTGGGCTCGGTCACCTACTACATGGGCACGCGACAGTTCATGGGCCAGCCCGCCACCTGGCGCACCTGGAACTGGGTGATGGCGGGCACCACGGTCGTGTTTGCCTGGCTGACCTACGGGTGGCCCAACTATGCGGTGCGGGTGGGGTTTTTCACCGTGGTGATGGGGGCGTTGTATGCCGCGCAACTGCGCTTCATGCTGCGCCACGGCGGGCGCAACTTCCCAGTACGGCTGGTGGAGGTGATGCTGGGCCTGCACATGCTGGTGCTGGGGATGCGGCTGGGATCTATTCTGGCTGGGCATGCAGGCAATGACCTGATGGAGCCATCGCTGTTCCAGACCCTGTACATCGGGGCCTATGCGCTCACCGTCCTGATGCTGTCCATCGGCGCGGTGCTGATGGCCACGGACCGCCTGCGCACCGAGCTGGAACACCTGGCCACCTACGATTCGCTGACCCAGGCCCTCAACCGCCGAGCCTTGCTGCAACGCTGCGCGGACGAGCTGGAGCGCGCGCAGCGCTACGGCAACGGGCCGTCCATCATGATGGTGGACCTGGACAACTTCAAAGCAGTCAACGACACACGCGGCCACCAGCATGGCGATGCGGTGCTGGTGCACTTTGCCGAGCGCACCCGCCAGGTGCTGCGCCGCGCCGACCGCCTGGGCCGCTATGGGGGTGAGGAATTCCTGGTGCTGCTGCC
Above is a window of Acidovorax sp. KKS102 DNA encoding:
- a CDS encoding amidase gives rise to the protein MASANRATPGDIPSRIVDYTATSLSRSIHAREVSCTEVLDAYLAQVDRLNPVVNALVAMVDRDALRVQAAERDAQLARGESLGPLQGFPQAPKDIMPAAGMVTTRGSPIFAGQVSATDAVVFERMRAGGALFVGRSNSPEFGLGGHTYNPVYGTTRNAHNPAVSAGGSSGGAAVAVALHMLPVADGSDMMGSLRTPAAFNNVYGLRTSFGLVPHGPTEEVFFQQFSVAGPMARNIPDLALLLSVQAGFDARLPLTRRHEDVALLGQPLERDWRGARIGWLGDLGGHLPTEPGLLATCERALAHFRTVGCTVEAVVPAFNLEQLWNAWIDLRSFSVAGANAGLYRDAQTRALLKPEAVWEIERGMRLTAQQVYDAARVRSAWYQALRGLFEQFDFLVLPAVQVFPFDAQLDWPHEVGGRAMDTYHRWMEAVVPATMAGLPALAAPAGFGSGGLPAGLQIIGPAQSDAAVLQIGHAYDQASGYARQRSPLLD
- a CDS encoding LysR family transcriptional regulator — its product is MLSSRLQDTALRYFLEVVRSGSVSEAATRLNVSPSAVSRQVAALEDLLGVPLFDRRPRGMAPSAAGELLAAHARRGALEADRVVSDIQALQGLRTGLVRICSSAGFAIEFLPRVMAQFRLQYPGIQFHLRVASPAAVTVAVLNGDADIGLTYSRSAERDITVQHRQAAPVIAIMRPDHALARLHSITLAQMHAYPIALPERDNTVRQLFDIGCSQWGLVFEPALVCNHFETLMHFVLHGGGLSISGEVTVRDRVQRGELHAAQIREPGMSARAAELQTLSGRTLPAGVRIFLEFLQAQLRDNAPPATPATRSKPPAAPRQR
- the nth gene encoding endonuclease III is translated as MKTTQIEPFFATLKAANPMPNTELEYTTPFELLAAVLLSAQATDVGVNKATRRLFPVAGTPQAILDLGLEGLEGYIKTIGLYRTKAKNLMETCRILVEQHDSQVPRTREALEALPGVGRKTANVVLNVAFGQPTMAVDTHIFRVSNRTGLAPGKNPLAVELQLMKRVPAAYAVDSHHWLILLGRYVCQARKPRCWECVVSEYCEYRPKTPAP
- a CDS encoding type II toxin-antitoxin system death-on-curing family toxin, which codes for MSWRWVSKQALVLLHGESLATHGGREGMRDEGLLDSALMRPQNILAYSDADNPPDTAALAASYGVGLAKNHPFVDGNKRAAFLAVGLFLYLNGLRLQATQTNATLTMLAVAAGDITEEAFAAWLREHAVAR
- a CDS encoding AbrB/MazE/SpoVT family DNA-binding domain-containing protein, with amino-acid sequence MHMLKLTQIGNSVGVVLPKEALARLKLGKGESIFLTETPDGYALTPYDPILEEEIKAGREFMHDFRDTFHQLAK
- a CDS encoding aspartate/glutamate racemase family protein — its product is MRQLLVINPNMSAHVSALLQRHVQGAAGSHVAVRTATARFGAPYIACEASYAVAAHAALDVWAHEIAQQQTAPDAVLIGCFGDPGLMALRESSPVPVTGLAEASFIEAARHGRFAIVTGGERWGPMLQRLAQALGHAHALAGIHTVAPTGAQLAADPEAARALLAQACRDVVRQMGVQAVILGGAGLAGMAAAVQPQVSVPVIDSVVAGATWALRAHPVPPERKVAGFDVAWVGVSREMAALGLAGVI
- a CDS encoding GntR family transcriptional regulator yields the protein MTTTLPKPRRTRAAVTEPPVQPDTTGQLSDNDMYDRMVSAILDHRLPPGTKLVEDKLAAAFGVSRTRVRPVLVRLANEQVVTLTPNRGASIAQPTPQEALEVFEARRLLEPRLVELFIANATDADIAALRTCIDDEEAARASGDMRRAIRLSGDFHLHIAQAAGHQTLGRILRELVSRTSLILMTYSPSHAQTREEATACGCREHRALIDAIRLRDAREAPRLMLAHLARIESQLEFTPPAAEAPDLAQLLGEA
- a CDS encoding ABC transporter permease, with translation MRLRETRPASFWPLAIFFALFVLFMYGPMFVIFILSFQGPEGGLTFPMRGVSLHWFAKLAEGLGVVDIGAALWRSLGLGVAVMLCTVVLSVLAGLAFRKRLAGGNTLFFIVVASLIMPSIIVSLGIGLEFRLFDNGIKAVVEWLGMESALEGYGTSLGLFTSALGAHLTWTLPFGLLIMFAVFNRFNPAYEEAARDLGATPWQGFAHVVLPLIAPSVVGIGMFGFTLSWDEIARTSQAIGDVNTLPLELQGLTSTVTTPSIYALGTVTTVVSFAVMGITLALVWALGRRRKGRSG
- a CDS encoding ABC transporter permease; its protein translation is MSTTSTPSLPAAAVPGRSIAAWWQAAPFTLVFALFFIIPLALIVMVSFWDFNEYELLPGFTFKNYVSIFAGCGDASEGLCVTLKTYYSTLKFSVLVWLITLVIGFTVAYFLAFHVRSSGMQTLLFVLCTIPFWTSNVIRMISWVPLLGRNGLVNQTLMGMNLVETPIEWLLFSDFSVVLAFVHLYTMFMIVPIFNSMMRIDRSLIEAASDSGASGWQTLWNVIVPLSRTGIIIGSIFVLTIVMGDFVTIGVMGGQQIASVGKIIQVQTSYLQFPLAAANAVILLAVVLMIIWGLTRLVDIRKEL
- a CDS encoding PotD/PotF family extracellular solute-binding protein; translation: MSDASRADSPVVVPEATGVARRSLLKGTAGILAAGMFPAVHSQEKIVLRYLGTAVNQDKAIAEKFKADTGIEIQYVAVTTDDVTKRAVTAPNSFDLIDTEYFSLKKIVPTGNLKGIDTKRIKNADKITTLFTTGMVAGKAVGDQGTAPKKVIYLEGEKSKKFATAPTQFMSLIPTVYNADTLGIRPDLIKRPINSWAELLNAEFKGKAAILNIPSIGIMDAAMVVEAMGIYKYPDKGNMTKKEIDLTIKTLIEAKKQGQFRALWKDFNESVNLMASGEVVIQSMWSPAVTAVRTKGIACNFQPLKEGYRAWAAGFGLPTTLSGRKLDGAYEFINWFLDGWAGAYLNRQGYYSAVLETAKSKMEAYEWAYWMEGKPATQDIKSPNGDVLAKAGAVRDGGSYESRMGGIACWNAIMDENNYMVQKWNEFVAA
- a CDS encoding ABC transporter ATP-binding protein, whose protein sequence is MQSTHPAPTPAAIEIIALTKRYASGKPAVDAINLRIANGSYCCLLGPSGCGKSTTLRMIAGHESVTSGDILLENRNITDLPAAARGTAMMFQSFALFPHLSALDNVAFSLKMKGVAKAERQTKARDLLERVALGHLAERKPAELSGGQQQRVALARALITQPRVLLLDEPLSALDPFLRIQMRAELRRWQKELGLTFIHVTHSQEEAMALADTMVVMNHGVIEQVGSPHEVYNRPASEFVARFMGGHNVIDTPEGKVGVRTDHLQIAPAQAELPWGAQRMLAVVTDVEYQGTYVLVGLQKQGVALSANATAAYSVMVSEAAFAAQPYQVGQGVQLHWTPEQAHPLSSAQAAAA
- a CDS encoding GGDEF domain-containing protein; this encodes MTNLDPRSMIALAGFMSAVMAMVLLFMRRHYPPSIRGVGGWAAAPLLWLLSTVLFGARGAIPDWLGLVLANQLLVLGSVTYYMGTRQFMGQPATWRTWNWVMAGTTVVFAWLTYGWPNYAVRVGFFTVVMGALYAAQLRFMLRHGGRNFPVRLVEVMLGLHMLVLGMRLGSILAGHAGNDLMEPSLFQTLYIGAYALTVLMLSIGAVLMATDRLRTELEHLATYDSLTQALNRRALLQRCADELERAQRYGNGPSIMMVDLDNFKAVNDTRGHQHGDAVLVHFAERTRQVLRRADRLGRYGGEEFLVLLPGADAEAALGVAQRIHATLATGHPLDCEVSIGLTSWTGPQETLDAMLSRADAALYRAKEEGRNRTVVG